From a region of the Pseudanabaena sp. ABRG5-3 genome:
- a CDS encoding urease accessory protein UreD, translating to MASPWAGELELEFAKRNQQTVLTRNYTVAPWKIQRSLYPEGDEVCHCILLHTAGGLVGGDRLSAKIHLQPKAQALITTAAASKIYRSTGAESLQNVHIRLDEGASLEWFPQETIVFSEAQYRQQTRIELAPAATLTMWEIIRFGRTARGEKFLDGNWRSHTEVWRDQMPLWIDRQYLEGNTEMLGSPNGLNNYAITANFIFIGATVEPELITRIRSTWEQGNYQGVSGVTRSLAGLVCRYCGDSSSDARKWFQQIWQLLRVSYRNRAICVPRVW from the coding sequence ATGGCTTCACCTTGGGCGGGAGAATTAGAATTAGAATTTGCAAAACGGAATCAACAAACCGTACTAACCCGTAACTACACCGTAGCACCTTGGAAAATTCAGCGATCGCTTTATCCCGAAGGTGACGAAGTTTGTCATTGTATTCTCTTGCATACCGCAGGTGGTCTTGTCGGCGGCGATCGCCTATCCGCCAAAATTCATTTACAGCCGAAAGCTCAAGCCCTAATTACTACTGCTGCTGCTAGCAAAATCTATCGCAGCACAGGTGCAGAATCCTTACAAAATGTCCACATTCGCCTTGATGAAGGGGCAAGTTTGGAATGGTTCCCACAAGAGACAATTGTTTTTTCAGAAGCACAATATCGTCAGCAAACTAGAATTGAGCTAGCGCCAGCCGCTACTTTGACGATGTGGGAAATTATTAGGTTTGGGCGCACAGCTAGAGGGGAGAAATTTCTGGATGGTAATTGGCGATCGCATACAGAGGTATGGCGCGACCAAATGCCATTGTGGATTGATCGGCAATACCTAGAGGGAAATACCGAAATGTTAGGAAGTCCTAATGGATTAAATAACTACGCGATCACCGCAAATTTTATCTTTATCGGTGCAACCGTAGAACCTGAATTAATTACGCGAATTCGTTCCACTTGGGAGCAAGGTAATTATCAGGGGGTATCGGGAGTCACGCGATCGCTAGCAGGTTTAGTTTGCCGCTATTGTGGGGACTCCTCTAGTGATGCGCGTAAATGGTTTCAACAAATTTGGCAGCTTTTGCGTGTATCCTATAGGAATAGAGCAATATGCGTACCTAGAGTTTGGTAA
- the ureA gene encoding urease subunit gamma, whose translation MQLTPQEKDKLLIFTAALLAERRKAKGLKLNYPEAIAFITAEILEGAREGRTVAELMSYGATLLTRDDVMEGIPEMIHDVQVEATFPDGTKLVTVHNPIR comes from the coding sequence ATGCAACTTACGCCTCAAGAAAAAGATAAATTATTGATTTTTACGGCTGCGTTACTAGCAGAGCGTCGTAAAGCTAAAGGTTTGAAATTAAATTATCCTGAAGCGATCGCCTTTATCACTGCGGAGATTTTGGAAGGAGCAAGGGAAGGTCGCACGGTTGCTGAGCTAATGTCCTATGGTGCGACTTTGCTCACCCGTGATGATGTGATGGAAGGCATCCCTGAAATGATCCATGATGTGCAAGTAGAAGCAACTTTTCCCGATGGAACTAAGCTGGTAACAGTACATAATCCTATTCGCTAA
- a CDS encoding Uma2 family endonuclease has protein sequence MIAIATPQNKQKLADGKPKLTFDQFLEICPEYGHFELIDGEIVEISEMAFTRNHDDVGEFIDRRFYREVERLSLNYVVKRAIPIRTIDQQGNERGRVPDLSVIDATIWRSNRGDYKGLREKIQLAVEVASNNWDDDYIDKFDEYQCLGIPEYWIVDYLAIASREFLGNPKVPTVFVNLLDENGKYQTNKFTGDDKIISRTFPELDLTAAQILNI, from the coding sequence ATGATTGCGATCGCAACACCCCAAAACAAACAAAAGTTAGCAGATGGAAAACCCAAATTAACCTTTGATCAGTTTTTAGAAATTTGTCCAGAATATGGTCATTTTGAACTAATTGATGGCGAGATAGTTGAGATTTCTGAAATGGCATTTACACGCAATCACGATGATGTTGGTGAATTCATTGACAGACGCTTTTATCGAGAGGTAGAACGTTTATCTCTTAACTATGTGGTCAAAAGAGCAATTCCTATTAGAACTATTGATCAACAGGGAAATGAACGCGGACGTGTACCTGATTTAAGTGTAATCGATGCAACTATTTGGCGCTCTAATCGGGGTGACTACAAAGGATTGCGTGAAAAGATTCAGTTAGCTGTCGAAGTTGCTTCAAACAATTGGGATGACGACTATATTGATAAATTTGATGAATATCAGTGTTTAGGAATTCCTGAATATTGGATTGTGGATTATTTAGCGATCGCTAGTCGTGAATTTCTTGGTAATCCCAAAGTCCCCACCGTGTTTGTAAATTTACTAGATGAAAATGGTAAATATCAAACAAATAAATTTACAGGAGATGACAAAATTATTTCGCGGACTTTTCCTGAACTAGACTTAACTGCTGCTCAAATTCTCAACATTTAG
- a CDS encoding urease subunit beta — protein sequence MIVGEIITQEGDIELNAGREVITLKVANSGDRPIQVGSHFHFYETNRALIFDRDRAKGTHLDIPAGTSIRFEPGDEKEVNLVPYVGTREIYGFNALVEGKLED from the coding sequence ATGATTGTTGGTGAAATCATTACTCAAGAAGGTGATATTGAATTAAATGCTGGGCGCGAAGTGATTACGCTCAAAGTTGCTAATTCAGGCGATCGCCCGATCCAAGTTGGTTCCCATTTCCATTTCTATGAAACCAATCGGGCATTAATCTTCGATCGAGATCGCGCCAAAGGTACACACCTTGATATACCTGCGGGAACTTCCATCCGCTTTGAACCAGGGGATGAGAAAGAAGTAAATCTGGTTCCCTATGTGGGGACTCGTGAGATTTATGGATTTAATGCTCTCGTTGAAGGCAAGTTAGAGGACTAG
- a CDS encoding restriction endonuclease subunit R: MVTTFAAEKLTLYDLEKSFNLTLCDCPDFFLEWNIETLTISGKEKEQLDRIKTNYLHLSKRPMLEEMVKMVVLSPLLDIAGFYQPPFYSVAEKSVKVSVKDENLTIRGKIDVLVLQDRFWILVIESKQVGVSLQKGIPQALAYMLANPNPAKDVYGMVTNGSNFIFLKLGWQDQPMYGTSDEYTLMRHKNDLYEILQILKTIGNAII; the protein is encoded by the coding sequence ATGGTGACTACGTTTGCTGCGGAAAAATTGACACTCTACGATTTAGAAAAGTCTTTCAATTTGACTTTGTGCGATTGCCCTGACTTTTTCCTAGAATGGAATATTGAGACTTTAACAATATCAGGAAAAGAAAAAGAGCAATTAGACCGTATCAAAACTAATTATCTCCATTTATCTAAGCGTCCAATGCTGGAAGAAATGGTGAAAATGGTTGTGTTGTCACCACTTCTAGACATAGCAGGATTTTACCAACCCCCATTTTATTCTGTTGCCGAAAAATCAGTTAAGGTTTCCGTTAAAGATGAAAACCTAACAATTCGCGGCAAAATTGATGTCTTGGTACTGCAAGATCGGTTTTGGATTTTAGTAATTGAATCCAAACAGGTGGGAGTTTCCTTGCAAAAAGGGATTCCTCAAGCTCTAGCCTATATGTTGGCTAATCCTAATCCCGCAAAAGATGTTTATGGAATGGTTACAAATGGCAGTAATTTTATTTTCCTTAAACTAGGATGGCAAGATCAACCTATGTATGGAACTTCCGATGAATATACGTTAATGCGTCATAAGAATGATCTATACGAGATCTTACAAATATTAAAAACTATTGGCAACGCAATTATCTGA
- the ureC gene encoding urease subunit alpha: MSYRMSRRAYAETYGATVGDKVRLADTELFIEVERDYTTYGDEVKFGGGKVIRDGMGQSPITNANGAVDVAITNALILDWWGVVKADVGIKDGKIVAIGKAGNPYIQDNVNIIIGAGTEIIAGEGRILTAGGIDTHIHFICPQQIEVAIASGITTMIGGGTGPAVGTNATTCTPGPWNMYRMLQAADAFPMNLGFLGKGNSAKPEGLVEQVEAGAIGLKLHEDWGTTPATIDTCLGVADEYDVQVAIHTDTLNEAGFVEDTIAAFKNRVIHTYHTEGAGGGHAPDIIKICGEANVLPSSTNPTRPYTLNTLDEHLDMLMVCHHLDPSIPEDVSFAESRIRRETIAAEDILHDIGAFSMISSDSQAMGRVGEVIIRTWQTAHKMKVQRGVLSSSESTRADNFRAQRYVAKYTINPAITHGISEYVGSIEVGKIADLVLWHPAFFGVKPEMVLKGGFIAWSQMGDANASIPTPQPVYMRPMFGSYGGAIAPTSFTFISQAAMERDIPTQLGLKKQVLTVKGTRNISKRDLKLNDALPVMEVDPETYEVRADGELLTCEPASVLPMAQRYFLF; the protein is encoded by the coding sequence ATGAGTTATAGAATGTCGCGCCGCGCCTATGCAGAAACCTATGGCGCAACCGTTGGTGATAAAGTTCGCTTAGCTGATACCGAATTATTTATTGAAGTAGAACGCGACTACACTACCTATGGCGATGAAGTGAAATTTGGTGGTGGTAAGGTGATTCGTGATGGCATGGGACAATCACCGATTACCAATGCCAATGGAGCCGTAGATGTCGCGATTACCAATGCTTTAATCCTCGACTGGTGGGGCGTGGTGAAGGCAGATGTGGGAATTAAAGATGGCAAGATTGTAGCGATCGGGAAGGCGGGAAATCCTTACATTCAGGATAACGTTAACATCATCATCGGTGCGGGTACAGAAATCATCGCAGGAGAGGGACGAATTCTCACCGCAGGCGGCATTGATACCCATATCCATTTTATTTGTCCGCAACAAATCGAAGTAGCGATCGCCTCAGGCATCACAACGATGATCGGCGGTGGTACGGGGCCAGCCGTTGGCACAAATGCTACTACTTGCACCCCAGGTCCTTGGAATATGTACCGCATGTTACAAGCTGCCGATGCCTTCCCGATGAATTTAGGATTTTTGGGCAAGGGCAATAGTGCTAAACCTGAAGGATTAGTCGAACAGGTGGAAGCAGGAGCGATCGGCTTGAAACTCCATGAAGATTGGGGAACGACTCCCGCTACGATTGATACTTGTTTGGGCGTTGCCGATGAATACGATGTACAGGTTGCTATCCACACGGATACACTCAACGAAGCGGGATTTGTGGAAGATACGATCGCTGCTTTTAAAAATCGCGTGATCCATACCTATCACACCGAAGGTGCAGGTGGTGGTCATGCTCCTGACATTATCAAGATTTGCGGTGAAGCGAATGTACTTCCTTCTTCCACTAATCCCACTCGTCCCTATACCTTAAATACGCTCGATGAACATCTCGATATGCTGATGGTCTGCCACCATCTCGATCCGAGCATTCCTGAGGATGTCTCCTTTGCCGAATCAAGAATCCGTCGCGAAACGATCGCCGCCGAAGACATTCTCCATGATATCGGCGCGTTTAGTATGATCTCCTCTGACTCGCAAGCGATGGGAAGAGTCGGTGAAGTAATTATCAGGACTTGGCAAACTGCTCACAAAATGAAGGTACAGCGAGGAGTTCTTTCTAGTTCTGAAAGTACCAGAGCCGACAATTTCCGCGCTCAGCGCTATGTGGCAAAGTACACGATTAATCCTGCAATTACTCACGGGATTTCCGAATATGTCGGTTCCATCGAAGTTGGTAAAATCGCCGATCTTGTTCTTTGGCATCCTGCCTTTTTTGGAGTCAAACCCGAAATGGTATTGAAGGGAGGATTTATCGCATGGTCACAGATGGGTGATGCCAATGCCAGTATTCCCACACCGCAACCTGTATATATGCGTCCCATGTTTGGCAGCTATGGCGGTGCGATCGCGCCTACATCCTTTACTTTTATTTCTCAAGCTGCAATGGAACGCGATATTCCTACTCAATTAGGCTTGAAGAAACAAGTACTTACGGTTAAAGGAACTCGTAATATTAGCAAACGTGACTTAAAGCTCAATGATGCTTTGCCAGTTATGGAAGTAGATCCAGAAACCTATGAAGTTCGTGCTGATGGCGAATTATTGACCTGTGAGCCTGCGTCAGTATTGCCGATGGCTCAGCGATATTTCTTGTTTTAG
- a CDS encoding peroxiredoxin, giving the protein MPLAVGTDAPAFTAQDTNGNTVSLSDFAGKTVVLYFYPKDDTPGCTKQACSFRDAKPQYEGKDVVVLGVSADDEAAHRAFTAKYDLNFPLLADTNKELIQAFDVDGGGYAKRVTYVISPEGKIILVDTAINTSTHASDILAALGL; this is encoded by the coding sequence ATGCCTCTAGCAGTAGGTACAGATGCCCCAGCATTTACCGCCCAAGATACCAACGGCAATACAGTATCTTTATCTGATTTTGCTGGTAAAACCGTAGTATTGTACTTCTATCCTAAAGACGATACCCCCGGTTGTACTAAACAAGCCTGTAGCTTCCGCGATGCTAAACCTCAATACGAAGGTAAAGATGTGGTGGTTCTAGGAGTCAGTGCTGATGATGAAGCCGCCCATCGAGCCTTCACTGCAAAATACGACCTCAATTTTCCATTATTGGCGGATACCAACAAAGAGCTGATCCAAGCTTTTGATGTTGATGGTGGTGGTTATGCCAAGCGCGTTACCTATGTAATTAGCCCCGAAGGGAAAATAATTCTTGTCGATACTGCAATCAACACATCCACCCATGCCAGTGATATTTTAGCTGCATTAGGATTGTAA
- the argH gene encoding argininosuccinate lyase — MSQPTAPQPWSQRFETALHPAIALFNASINFDINLIEYDITGSQAHSRMLAKVGIISTKEGEMLVNGLEQIRQEYRSGNFNPGVDAEDVHFAVERRLTELIGDVGKKVHTARSRNDQVATDVRLYLRDQIRKIQEDLRTWQQTLVGKAEQHVETFIPGYTHLQRAQPISLAHHLLAYFEMAQRDWTRLDEIYNRVNISPLGSGALAGTPHPIDRHYTAELLNFGSVGRNSLDGVSDRDFAVEFLCAASLIMVHLSRLSEEVILWSSQEFSFVKLSDRVSTGSSIMPQKKNPDVPELVRGKTGRVFGHLQGLLTIIKGLPLAYNKDMQEDKEGIFDAVVTVRACLEAMTILVEEGIEFQPKRLAEAVAEDFSNATDVADYLASKGVPFREAYQLVGKLVKTCTSEGILLKDLSVERWKTFHPQFEADIVDAIAPAQVVKVRNSYGGTGFDQVKIQIEAAKKLIA; from the coding sequence ATGAGCCAGCCAACAGCCCCCCAACCTTGGAGTCAGCGTTTCGAGACCGCGCTGCATCCTGCGATCGCACTATTTAATGCCAGCATTAATTTTGACATTAATTTAATTGAATACGACATCACGGGATCGCAAGCACATTCGCGGATGCTAGCGAAAGTCGGCATCATTAGCACCAAAGAAGGGGAAATGCTTGTCAACGGATTAGAGCAGATCCGCCAAGAATATCGATCTGGAAATTTTAACCCTGGGGTTGATGCTGAGGATGTCCATTTTGCGGTAGAGCGTCGTCTGACGGAATTGATCGGTGATGTCGGCAAAAAAGTACATACTGCGCGATCGCGTAATGATCAAGTTGCTACAGATGTGCGTTTATATCTGCGTGACCAAATTCGCAAAATCCAAGAGGATCTGCGAACTTGGCAACAAACTCTAGTTGGTAAAGCTGAGCAACATGTTGAGACTTTCATCCCCGGATATACACATCTACAACGCGCCCAGCCCATTAGTCTCGCCCATCATCTCCTTGCCTATTTCGAGATGGCCCAGCGTGACTGGACAAGGCTGGATGAGATTTATAACCGAGTCAATATTTCTCCCCTTGGTTCGGGTGCTTTGGCGGGTACACCCCATCCAATTGATCGTCATTACACTGCGGAACTATTAAACTTTGGGTCTGTGGGGCGCAATAGCCTTGACGGTGTTTCTGATCGCGACTTTGCGGTGGAGTTTCTCTGCGCGGCAAGTTTGATCATGGTACATCTTAGCCGCCTTTCCGAAGAAGTAATTCTTTGGTCATCACAGGAATTTAGTTTTGTAAAGCTAAGCGATCGCGTCAGCACTGGCTCTAGCATCATGCCCCAAAAGAAAAACCCTGACGTTCCCGAATTAGTACGTGGTAAAACTGGACGTGTGTTTGGACATCTCCAAGGATTGCTGACAATTATCAAGGGTTTACCTCTAGCTTATAACAAAGATATGCAGGAGGATAAGGAAGGAATTTTTGATGCCGTAGTAACCGTTCGCGCCTGTTTGGAAGCAATGACGATTCTCGTTGAAGAAGGCATTGAATTTCAGCCCAAACGCCTTGCTGAAGCCGTTGCTGAGGACTTCTCTAATGCGACCGATGTTGCCGATTATCTCGCATCTAAAGGAGTACCTTTCCGTGAGGCATATCAACTAGTTGGGAAGTTGGTCAAAACCTGTACTAGCGAAGGAATTTTGCTGAAGGATCTATCCGTTGAGCGTTGGAAAACCTTCCATCCTCAGTTTGAGGCGGATATTGTCGATGCGATCGCGCCCGCACAAGTGGTCAAAGTTCGTAATAGTTATGGTGGAACTGGTTTTGATCAGGTCAAAATTCAAATCGAAGCAGCGAAAAAGTTAATTGCGTAG
- a CDS encoding FAD-dependent thymidylate synthase, producing MFQPQAAIIADSVNLTGDRLTTFVLTYHRMIHSEFMTHRMLSKNSSSSRAIPVEKMIKLVESQEVYPLHWGKNQKGMSAQTEVTEEEMQAASAVWQEARLDAIRHAKQLVHIGIHKQVVNRLLEPFSTITVICSGTEYQNFFDQRCHPDAQPEIQALANKMKAAYDASQPKQLAAGEWHLPLIKQEDIDEISDINELIKVAVGRCARVSYLNHDGVRNLADDVKLHDRLLTSKPAHLSPFEHVAMAISNSEKRANFTGFQSYRFDLERNRLSK from the coding sequence ATGTTTCAACCCCAAGCCGCCATCATTGCGGATAGCGTTAATTTAACAGGTGATCGCCTGACTACTTTTGTGCTGACCTACCACCGCATGATTCACTCAGAATTCATGACCCATCGGATGCTCAGTAAAAATAGCAGTAGCAGTCGCGCCATTCCTGTCGAGAAGATGATTAAACTTGTCGAGAGTCAAGAAGTCTATCCATTACATTGGGGTAAAAATCAAAAGGGAATGTCCGCCCAAACTGAAGTTACAGAAGAGGAAATGCAAGCTGCCTCAGCAGTGTGGCAGGAAGCTCGACTTGATGCGATTCGTCATGCCAAACAATTAGTGCATATTGGTATTCATAAACAAGTTGTTAATCGCCTTTTAGAACCTTTTTCCACAATTACTGTAATTTGTTCAGGAACCGAATATCAAAACTTTTTCGATCAGCGTTGCCATCCTGACGCACAGCCTGAGATTCAAGCCTTGGCAAATAAAATGAAAGCTGCCTATGATGCGAGTCAGCCTAAACAACTAGCCGCAGGGGAATGGCACTTGCCACTAATTAAACAAGAAGATATTGATGAGATTAGCGATATTAATGAATTGATTAAAGTAGCGGTAGGGCGTTGTGCGCGAGTGAGCTATCTTAATCATGATGGGGTTCGCAATCTTGCCGATGATGTGAAACTGCACGATCGCCTATTAACCTCTAAACCAGCTCACCTATCCCCCTTTGAGCATGTTGCTATGGCAATTTCTAATTCCGAAAAACGGGCTAATTTCACTGGCTTTCAGTCCTATCGATTTGATTTAGAACGTAATCGGCTTAGTAAATAA
- a CDS encoding glycosyltransferase, which yields MSRIKTAKKGFSKSPSPILLSACLIVKNEEQHLPKCLESLRSLADEIIVVDTGSSDRTVAIAKKYRARVFHFAWRDDFSQVRNYAITQAKGKWILVIDADEVLEQSAIAILQEVMEREDCLAANLLRSEIGAKQAPYSLILRLFRNHPEITFTGIYHESIDQSVAALQVKEPHWRVLNVEVPVLLHYGYMDSAIQLRHKYEFAQRLMHKHLEVFPEDSYMLNKLGALYINNPDSDRDFGISLLQKGLSLIDDTDQQNLTRCEIYYHLGLAYQQNEDWESAKNAYKHVIELDVPNLVKLSAYVNLGNIYQELNQQEAITYFEKVTQIAPNFAQGHFNYGIALKTSGCFTEAIAAYQKAISLEPDYADAHQNLGVVLMKVGYFPEAIASFTKAIQLHEHQQNYETAEILRSALQEFQ from the coding sequence ATGTCTCGTATTAAAACAGCTAAAAAAGGATTTTCTAAATCGCCATCTCCTATATTATTAAGTGCTTGCCTCATTGTGAAAAATGAAGAGCAACATCTACCAAAATGTCTGGAGAGTTTGCGATCGCTTGCCGATGAAATTATTGTCGTGGATACAGGTTCCAGCGATCGCACCGTTGCCATTGCTAAGAAATATCGAGCGCGAGTATTTCATTTTGCTTGGCGTGATGATTTCTCACAGGTGCGAAACTATGCGATCACGCAGGCTAAGGGTAAATGGATCTTAGTCATCGATGCTGATGAGGTTTTGGAACAAAGTGCGATCGCGATTTTACAAGAGGTGATGGAACGCGAGGATTGTCTGGCGGCAAATCTTTTGCGATCGGAAATTGGTGCGAAGCAAGCCCCTTATTCCCTGATCTTACGCCTATTTCGCAATCATCCTGAGATTACCTTTACGGGCATCTATCATGAATCCATTGATCAATCAGTAGCTGCCTTGCAGGTAAAAGAACCGCATTGGCGAGTTCTGAATGTGGAAGTTCCAGTTTTACTTCATTACGGCTATATGGATAGCGCAATTCAACTCAGACATAAGTATGAGTTTGCTCAAAGGTTAATGCACAAGCATTTAGAAGTGTTTCCAGAGGACAGTTATATGCTCAATAAATTAGGGGCTTTGTATATCAATAATCCTGATAGCGATCGCGATTTTGGTATTTCTCTATTACAAAAGGGCTTGTCATTAATTGATGATACCGATCAGCAGAATTTGACTCGCTGTGAGATTTATTACCATTTAGGGCTTGCCTATCAACAAAATGAGGATTGGGAATCAGCGAAGAATGCTTATAAACATGTAATTGAGCTAGATGTGCCTAATCTCGTAAAGCTATCTGCTTATGTCAATTTAGGGAATATCTATCAAGAGCTTAATCAACAGGAAGCGATCACCTATTTTGAAAAGGTGACTCAAATTGCGCCCAACTTTGCTCAAGGACATTTTAATTATGGAATTGCGCTCAAAACTTCAGGATGTTTTACCGAAGCGATCGCTGCATACCAAAAGGCTATTTCTCTAGAACCAGACTATGCTGATGCTCACCAAAATTTAGGTGTAGTGCTAATGAAAGTGGGATATTTTCCAGAAGCGATCGCCTCTTTTACAAAAGCCATTCAACTCCATGAGCATCAACAAAATTATGAAACTGCGGAAATATTGCGATCGGCATTGCAGGAGTTCCAATAA